The proteins below come from a single Candidatus Zixiibacteriota bacterium genomic window:
- the rplM gene encoding 50S ribosomal protein L13, with protein sequence MKTFLPTADPHNRRWVVIDLQGATLGRVAVKVAAMLRGKDKPTFTPHIDMGDHVVAINAAGLKVTGSKLLNKFSYTYTGYPGGLRKHNLGNELNRRPDEAFTLTIRGMLPKNKLGRKMIKKLHVYAGSEHPHAAQQPTSIELKRK encoded by the coding sequence ATGAAGACTTTTTTACCGACCGCTGACCCGCATAATCGCCGCTGGGTTGTAATCGATCTGCAAGGCGCGACCCTTGGACGCGTGGCCGTCAAAGTGGCTGCTATGTTGCGTGGCAAAGACAAACCGACTTTTACTCCCCATATTGATATGGGCGACCATGTTGTGGCAATCAATGCCGCAGGACTAAAAGTGACCGGCTCAAAATTGCTCAATAAATTCTCGTATACCTACACCGGATACCCCGGCGGACTGAGAAAGCATAATCTCGGGAACGAATTGAATCGTCGACCGGATGAAGCGTTCACTCTGACAATCCGAGGCATGCTTCCGAAGAATAAACTCGGACGCAAAATGATTAAGAAACTACATGTCTATGCCGGAAGCGAGCATCCTCATGCCGCTCAACAGCCGACATCAATTGAATTGAAGAGGAAGTAA